The Solanum lycopersicum chromosome 2, SLM_r2.1 DNA window TCTTTGTTGCCTCTCAGCATCACGTAACACTGCTCTAGCCATAGCTAAACATCTCCTGAGCTTTTTCAGTTCTTTCTTGGAACCCCACAAATGGCTAGTACCACTTGTTGCAAGCAAAAGCAACTTTTGAAGTAAAACCTCTACTGAAGCACTTAGCAGGACTTCTGCCATTTTTTCAGATAGTGTTATTTGCAGCAGAGCAACCAAAAATTGTCTTGTGGAAGAACATGCAGTATCAACAAAGACTTAAAAGAGTCTTTAGTCAACACATAGAGCCGCCAGATGATCCGGGCCTCATTTTCCTAATAGCCACCCACTATCATATTTTATTCTCTTATTAAAAAACATATTCCCTCCGTCCAACAATAGTTGTCCGCTATACTAAAAATGATTGTGTAACAATATTtgtctaattttaaaaattaagagataTAATTTACCATTTGTGTTTACTTAGAAAATCAATAgataatatctatatatatatgtatatttatttatgtgcaTGCCAAATCAATAGAAAGTTCCACATATATACTTGGATGGATGACATGTAGCACAAGAggatgtttttaaaatatttaatcaagTAGAACAGTATTTTTAAATAACTTCATCAAGTAGAGAAGTGTTTTAAAGAGTATCAATAGTTGATTTAATTCatagttatatataaattattaagatAAAAAGAGATGTGAACATGATTAATTTCCACGCGAACTATGTTAATAAGATTGATGAACCTATCATTTGTTGTCAAAGTCCACACAACAAATTGACTAATCATGCTTCTAAACATCTCCATGACCATCATCTGTAAGAAAAAACAAACTCCATCTGCTAAGATAACAATGAAAGCCATAAACAtacttttcttcttctcatCTATATGGATTCTGTCCACTGCTCTCGATACCATACCTCTAAATCAACCTCTAACAGATGGAAGTACCATTATTTCATCTGGTGCCAAGTTTAAGTTAGAATTTTTCTCACCTGGGACATCAGGGAAAAGGTACTTAGGAATATTATTCAATAAAGTTGGGGGGTTAAGGGGGAGGATGTCAAAACCTTAcccataaaaaaaaagtacatagaCCTGCTCACAAAGAGCTACAAGACAGCCAAAAACATTACTGCTAATAAAATGAAAGTGAACAAAGCCAAACCAATATGATATTCAATAAGCCCActtttttgagagaaaaaaccTGAATTTGTTGAGGAAGATCGGCTGTAGAGGAAAACCTATAGTCAAACTGAGAATCGCAGCCGAAGTTTGCTAAAGTGGACTTACACTAGatcaaaaacaaataacaataacaaatataataattttataaaatatttatgaaaaaaaagcTAATGAGATGATGAGAAAATACCTATTATTTGAAGATATGTCAATACTAACATACCAACAAATACAAAGAAGGGGAAATTAGCCATCATGAAGcaataagaataaaatgaaattagacTGAATGATGAAAATGAGCAGATGATGGCTTCTTATATAGGGATAAAAATGGCTAATATTAATTGAGGgattaattgtatttttcattttgacTTATTAGTCAACTATTGACTAGATTATTTTCTACATATAATAATGATTTCATTAACTGAAAATGTGTTTGATTATGGGAATTCAAAAATGAGTCGTGATTACATTAATTCATTAAGGAAAAGTTAGTTGGacataaatttatcaattaaaaattgatattaaagaaaaaaaaagtaacatatTTGCAGTTAATCTCACACAGTGGTATGGGTTGCTAATAGAGAAACTCCACTCAATGATACATCAAGCGCGCTAAATTTAACCAGACAAGGGATTCTTACTCTTGTGAATGGTTCTGGCAGAGTCATTTGGTCATCCAATTCCACTAGACATATGGAAAATCCAATAGCACAACTTCTTGATTCAGGCAATCTTGTTGTTAGAAATGATTCAACTGAGAATTATCTGTGGCAGAGTTTTGACTATCCCACTGACACCTCTCTACCTGGAATGATTCTTGGGATTGATCTGAAGACTGGTTTTCGTGGTTTCCTCAGGTCGTGGAAGAGCAGAAATAACCCCTCCGAGGGTGAGTTTAGTTGGGTAATTGATCTTCGTGGTTTCCCACAACCATTTGTCATGAACGGTTCCATTGAACGCTATAGGTCTGGACCGTGGAATGGTCGAGGCTTTTCTAATTCGCCATCTCAGCTACCAAGTCCTGATTataattatacatatgtatctGATCCAGAGAAAGTTTCCTTTATGTATCAGTTAACGGACAGGTCTATCCTTGCAAGAGTAGTGATGCAAGTAAGTGGGGTTCTACAACTCTCAATATGGAATAATCAAACTCAGAATTGGGATGAGTATGTTAGTGTACCAGCTGATAACTGTGACATTTATGGCCAGTGTCAGGCATATGGTTTGTGCAACAGTGGCAACTCTCCAATCTGCAGATGTCCGGATAAATTTGAACCGAAGGATCCAAGAGAATGGGAAAGGGGAAATTGGTCAAAAGGTTGTGCTAGAAAGACATCATTGAATTGCCAAAAGGAAGTAAAATTCTTGAAATATCCAGGCATCAAGATTCCAGACACTCGTTTTGCTTGGTACCGTCGAGGAGTGACTCTAAATGCATGCGAGGAATTGTGCTTGAGAAACTGCTCATGTATGGCTTATGCAAATCCAGACATAACAGGGACAAATGAAGGCTGCTTGCTTTGGTTTAATGAGCTGATGGACATCAGAGAGTTTGGTGCTAGTGGGCAAGATATCTATGTAAAGTTGGACGCTTCCGAGTTAGGTACAAATCTGTTTCTTCACCTTTTCATGTAAGGTAGTTAAGAATGCTACATTAGATTTTGAGCATTATTCTAGCCCAAATTAAATGTCATGGAATGAGCAAGTTGAGGTTTCTCTACATTAAACAAAACGAAACAAAACAGGTTTCCTTCTTATGAAACTTGATgagtttatttaatttgatccTCAGGTAACTCCAGTACAGAAAAAGTAAAGATATTGAGTATCAGCTTGCCCGTGGCAGCATTAGGTCTGCTCTTAGCTCTATGCTTAATCTTGTACGTATGGCGCAAGAAGAAGGATCAGAATCAGCAACATTTTAGCAAAGGTAAACTACAGGTTTTTGCTCCTTTTGAATTAGTGGTACCTTTTTTCTGGAGTCACATTTGGTAAATATCAGAATTTTTCTCTTCACATCTAATTATGTCCTTATTTTAACAGGAAGAGGAACAAAAAGCTCTGAAACGTTCTCCACTAACGAAAGCAAAGATGAAGAGCTAGATTTACCGTTGTTTGATTTTGAAACTATATCTCATGCTACCAATAACTTTTCGCTGAGCAACAAGCTTGGAGAGGGTGGTTTTGGACCTGTTTACAAGGTAACAATGTGAACAGAAACTTTTTCTGTATCATCCAAACAAACTAATAAGATCAGAAGCCATGGAAACTGAGCAATGTAATGGCGACTTTCAAGAAGAGATACAGATATTTTGGTGGAATACTCAACTGATTCCATTTTCCGAATATCCAAAGCATATATACATAGCATGAAAAAAATATCCAACCTATATTAAGTGACTTCAAATTGATAGCTAAGCAACATCTAAGGTAGGCATCTAACTACCTAATATTTAACAAACTAACTACTGCTtagaataattataattacaaatatatatatctcaaTACCTCTATCTGTAATTgtaattacaaata harbors:
- the LOC101245411 gene encoding G-type lectin S-receptor-like serine/threonine-protein kinase At4g27290, which translates into the protein MENPIAQLLDSGNLVVRNDSTENYLWQSFDYPTDTSLPGMILGIDLKTGFRGFLRSWKSRNNPSEGEFSWVIDLRGFPQPFVMNGSIERYRSGPWNGRGFSNSPSQLPSPDYNYTYVSDPEKVSFMYQLTDRSILARVVMQVSGVLQLSIWNNQTQNWDEYVSVPADNCDIYGQCQAYGLCNSGNSPICRCPDKFEPKDPREWERGNWSKGCARKTSLNCQKEVKFLKYPGIKIPDTRFAWYRRGVTLNACEELCLRNCSCMAYANPDITGTNEGCLLWFNELMDIREFGASGQDIYVKLDASELGNSSTEKVKILSISLPVAALGLLLALCLILYVWRKKKDQNQQHFSKGRGTKSSETFSTNESKDEELDLPLFDFETISHATNNFSLSNKLGEGGFGPVYKGVLKDGQEIAVKRLSRYSAQGTDEFKNEVIFIAKLQHRNLVKLLGCCLQAGEKMLVYEYMPNNSLDWFLFDTDRRSLLDWPKCFHIINGIARGLLYLHQDSRLRIIHRDLKPSNVLLDTDMNPKISDFGMARSFGGNETGAMTKRVVGTYGYMSPEYAEEGKFSVKSDVFSFGVLVLEILSRKRNRGFFHPDHNHNLLGHVYILFKESRVMEVIDEQLRQSCNQYEVERSAHVGLLCVQQCPEDRPSMASVVLMLGSDVALPLPKEPGFFNGRSQSTATEADTSSSKHGETSINELSITQLDAR